One stretch of Desulfovibrio sp. TomC DNA includes these proteins:
- the hypA gene encoding hydrogenase maturation nickel metallochaperone HypA, which yields MHELSIAQSLLALIEDEMAKHDKKTLVTVKIRHGRLSAVVPEALSMAFEVLTTDTRLAGAQLVIEETPVLLRCRTCQREFSPEQASAAFAPCPGCGEELGHTVLSGRELYIEYLELE from the coding sequence ATGCACGAACTCTCCATTGCCCAAAGTCTGCTCGCCCTCATCGAAGACGAGATGGCCAAGCACGACAAAAAAACCCTTGTGACGGTCAAGATCCGACACGGCCGGCTCTCTGCCGTGGTGCCGGAAGCCCTGTCCATGGCCTTTGAAGTCCTGACCACCGACACGAGGCTGGCCGGGGCGCAACTGGTCATTGAAGAAACCCCTGTCCTGCTGCGCTGTCGGACCTGCCAGCGGGAGTTTTCTCCCGAGCAGGCCTCGGCCGCCTTTGCCCCCTGCCCGGGTTGCGGTGAGGAACTGGGCCATACGGTCCTGTCCGGCCGCGAACTCTATATCGAATACCTCGAACTCGAATAG
- a CDS encoding DUF554 domain-containing protein: protein MFPLGPLVNGAAIIAGSLLGLTLHGRFPDRVRTIMFQALGLSILAIGIKMAMSMTSPILVVVSMLVGAVVGEALDFERQFARAGDAIKGMLRSDNALFTDGLVTASVIFCSGTMAILGSFDEALRNDHTLLFTKSILDGCVAMILATTYGAGVALSFLPVALYETGLTLFAGATQAAFTPPRLAQLSAVGGLLIIAIGINMLGLLKIKVSNLLPAMLLAAALAPFFVD from the coding sequence ATGTTTCCGCTTGGACCACTCGTCAACGGCGCAGCCATCATTGCCGGCAGCCTCCTTGGCCTCACCCTGCACGGACGGTTTCCAGACCGCGTGCGCACCATCATGTTCCAGGCCCTGGGCCTGTCCATCCTGGCCATCGGCATCAAGATGGCCATGTCCATGACCTCGCCCATCCTCGTTGTCGTTTCCATGCTCGTCGGGGCTGTCGTCGGCGAGGCCCTCGACTTCGAACGCCAGTTCGCCCGAGCCGGCGACGCCATAAAGGGCATGCTGCGTTCGGACAACGCGCTTTTTACCGATGGGCTGGTCACGGCCTCGGTGATCTTTTGCTCCGGCACCATGGCCATCCTCGGCTCCTTTGACGAGGCCCTTCGAAACGACCACACCCTGCTTTTCACCAAGTCCATCCTCGACGGCTGTGTGGCCATGATCCTGGCCACCACCTACGGCGCCGGCGTGGCCCTGTCCTTTCTGCCGGTCGCCCTGTACGAAACCGGGCTGACGCTGTTTGCCGGGGCCACCCAGGCGGCCTTCACCCCGCCCCGTCTGGCCCAACTGTCGGCCGTGGGCGGTCTGCTCATCATCGCCATTGGCATCAACATGCTGGGGCTGCTCAAGATCAAGGTATCCAATCTCCTGCCGGCTATGCTCCTGGCCGCCGCTCTGGCGCCTTTTTTCGTTGACTAG
- a CDS encoding outer membrane beta-barrel protein: MDALLKKMLFVLSAACLVLAATAGWVMAQNFTAGSFNFEPRFSAYGTTNPRVNSIMSYGGAINYYVLDNFAVEAEGMGVYVDQTKHFETAYGVGTKSDPANGIGAGLNVRWHFVATSQATMFAGAGVGGLWADAKVPYNGFENSVTENGELGATYALSQQLSLKGSVKYLHIGQFSEQGVNAFGGTLGINVNF; the protein is encoded by the coding sequence ATGGATGCGTTACTCAAAAAAATGCTGTTTGTCCTTTCCGCCGCCTGCCTGGTCCTGGCCGCGACGGCCGGATGGGTCATGGCCCAGAACTTCACCGCCGGAAGTTTCAACTTCGAACCCCGGTTCAGCGCTTACGGAACCACCAACCCGCGCGTCAATTCCATCATGAGCTACGGCGGCGCGATCAACTACTACGTCCTCGACAACTTTGCCGTGGAAGCCGAAGGCATGGGCGTCTATGTGGACCAGACCAAGCACTTCGAAACCGCCTACGGCGTTGGCACCAAGTCTGATCCGGCCAACGGCATTGGCGCGGGCTTAAACGTCCGCTGGCATTTCGTGGCCACCAGCCAGGCCACGATGTTCGCCGGCGCGGGTGTTGGCGGCTTGTGGGCCGACGCCAAGGTGCCCTACAACGGCTTTGAGAACAGCGTGACCGAAAACGGCGAACTCGGCGCAACCTATGCCCTGAGCCAGCAGTTGAGCCTCAAAGGTTCGGTCAAGTACCTGCACATCGGCCAGTTCAGCGAACAGGGCGTCAACGCCTTCGGCGGCACGCTTGGCATAAACGTCAACTTCTAG
- a CDS encoding C39 family peptidase yields MLVPTVVESSKLALSIQAQPDDTTCGPTCLQAVYGYYGDAVSLDSVIAGVTTLPGGGTLAAHLGCHALDRGYAAKLYSFDLTVFDITWFDSPDVDLARKLTDQLHYKTEPRLREATVAYQAFLQRGGKIRFEDLTAGLIRSILKRNRPILAGLSATYLYRTPREREKNGITVFDDLRGRPAGHFVVLNGYEAASRTTHIADPLLPNPISASQYYEVTLNHLVCAVMLGIITCDANLLVLSPKKKSRSEDRQRSL; encoded by the coding sequence GTGCTAGTCCCCACAGTCGTGGAATCAAGCAAACTTGCCCTTTCCATCCAGGCCCAGCCCGACGACACCACCTGCGGGCCGACCTGCCTGCAGGCCGTGTACGGCTACTACGGCGACGCGGTCTCCCTGGACTCGGTCATCGCCGGGGTCACCACCCTGCCCGGCGGCGGCACCCTGGCCGCCCACCTTGGCTGCCACGCCCTGGATCGGGGCTACGCCGCCAAACTGTATTCTTTTGATCTGACAGTCTTTGACATCACCTGGTTTGATTCCCCGGACGTCGATCTCGCCCGGAAACTGACCGATCAATTGCATTACAAGACTGAACCGCGCCTGCGCGAAGCAACCGTTGCCTATCAGGCCTTTTTGCAGCGCGGCGGCAAAATCCGGTTCGAGGATCTCACGGCCGGGCTCATTCGTTCCATCCTCAAACGCAACCGCCCCATTCTGGCCGGTCTCTCGGCCACCTATCTTTACCGCACCCCCCGGGAGCGCGAAAAAAACGGCATCACGGTTTTTGACGATCTGCGCGGCCGCCCGGCCGGCCATTTTGTGGTCTTAAACGGCTACGAGGCAGCCAGCCGCACCACCCATATCGCCGATCCGCTGCTGCCCAATCCCATAAGCGCCAGCCAGTACTACGAGGTCACCCTCAACCACTTGGTATGCGCCGTCATGCTTGGCATCATTACCTGTGACGCCAATCTGCTCGTCTTATCCCCCAAAAAGAAAAGTCGGTCCGAAGACCGGCAAAGGAGCTTGTGA
- the hypB gene encoding hydrogenase nickel incorporation protein HypB — translation MQIPVVRNILEANSNVAAELKTFFGQKGILVLNLMSSPGAGKTTVLERTLTDLRGELRMAVIEGDLQTDNDARRVAATGAQAVQINTEGGCHLTASQVQEALKSIDLTGLDILFIENVGNLVCPAEFDVGEDFKVTLLSVAEGDDKPEKYPLMFHISAAMLLNKIDLLPYVDFDLDKAGRHARTLNADISLFPLSARTGEGLGAWYDWLREKVQGKRS, via the coding sequence ATGCAAATCCCCGTGGTGCGCAACATCCTGGAGGCCAACAGCAATGTTGCCGCTGAACTCAAGACGTTTTTCGGGCAAAAGGGCATTCTCGTTTTAAATCTCATGAGCTCCCCGGGCGCGGGCAAGACCACCGTGCTCGAACGCACGTTGACCGACCTTCGCGGCGAACTGCGCATGGCCGTGATTGAGGGTGACCTGCAAACCGACAATGATGCCCGCCGAGTGGCCGCAACCGGCGCCCAGGCCGTACAGATCAACACCGAGGGCGGCTGCCATCTGACCGCCTCCCAAGTCCAGGAAGCCCTCAAAAGCATTGACCTGACCGGGCTGGACATTCTCTTTATCGAAAACGTCGGCAACCTCGTGTGCCCGGCCGAGTTCGATGTCGGCGAAGACTTCAAGGTAACGCTTTTAAGCGTCGCCGAGGGTGACGACAAACCCGAAAAATATCCGCTCATGTTCCATATTTCCGCCGCCATGCTGCTCAATAAAATCGACCTGCTTCCCTACGTCGACTTCGATTTGGACAAAGCTGGCCGCCACGCCCGCACGCTCAACGCCGACATCAGCCTCTTTCCGCTCTCGGCCCGCACCGGCGAGGGACTCGGGGCTTGGTACGACTGGCTGCGGGAAAAAGTTCAGGGCAAACGGTCCTGA
- the fliM gene encoding flagellar motor switch protein FliM, with translation MSKILDQDEVDALLRGLSGGEIEAENDILEDDSGVVVFDLSNQDRIIRGRMPVLEIINDRFARLASNAMANAMRKRADVNPISIDMSKFGDFMRSLPVPTSINIFKLDPLRGNAILVVDSRLVFAMVESFFGGAGSQPKIEGRDFTPIEQAIINRVVRIALENMEESWQPVHEVHIELVRSEVNPQFAAIVPPSDVVVVVTFEVELENAIGSLIVCLPYATIEPIRSKLYASFQTERLEVDHAWIARFKERLMETPVELLVRFGRSQITGRQLLSLKPGDILMLNNDVDDLLEAEIQGVRKFKGIPGMVKSNKAFQIVKEEEIRLE, from the coding sequence ATGAGCAAAATACTGGATCAGGACGAAGTTGATGCGTTGCTGCGAGGGCTCTCGGGCGGCGAAATCGAGGCGGAAAACGACATTCTGGAGGACGACTCCGGGGTCGTGGTCTTCGACCTGTCCAACCAGGACCGCATCATCCGGGGCCGGATGCCGGTTTTGGAAATCATCAATGACCGTTTTGCCCGGCTGGCCTCCAACGCCATGGCCAATGCCATGCGCAAGCGCGCCGACGTCAACCCGATCTCCATAGACATGTCCAAATTCGGGGACTTCATGCGTTCCCTGCCCGTGCCCACCTCGATCAATATTTTCAAGCTCGACCCGCTTCGCGGCAACGCCATCCTGGTTGTTGATTCGCGGCTGGTTTTTGCCATGGTGGAGAGCTTTTTCGGCGGAGCCGGATCCCAGCCCAAGATAGAAGGCCGCGATTTCACCCCCATCGAGCAGGCCATCATCAATCGCGTGGTTCGCATCGCCCTGGAAAACATGGAGGAATCCTGGCAACCGGTACACGAGGTGCACATCGAACTGGTGCGCAGCGAGGTCAACCCCCAGTTTGCCGCCATTGTGCCGCCAAGCGACGTGGTGGTCGTCGTCACCTTTGAAGTGGAACTGGAAAACGCCATCGGGTCACTCATCGTCTGCCTGCCCTACGCCACCATCGAACCCATCCGCTCCAAGCTCTACGCCTCCTTCCAGACCGAGCGCCTGGAAGTGGACCACGCCTGGATCGCCCGGTTCAAAGAGCGGCTCATGGAGACGCCGGTGGAACTGCTCGTGCGCTTTGGCCGGTCGCAAATCACCGGCCGCCAGCTCCTGTCGCTCAAACCTGGCGACATCCTCATGCTCAACAACGACGTGGACGACCTGCTCGAAGCCGAAATCCAGGGCGTGCGCAAGTTCAAGGGCATTCCCGGCATGGTCAAGTCCAACAAGGCCTTCCAGATCGTCAAGGAAGAGGAAATTCGCCTGGAATAG